The proteins below are encoded in one region of Thioalkalivibrio sp. K90mix:
- a CDS encoding tryptophan--tRNA ligase, whose product MTSNQGTNQRVISGMRPTGHLHLGHYHGVLKNWIELQHNYECFFFVADWHALTTHYEDPGDLQQHVTEMVIDWLAAGVSPGSATLFVQSRVPEHAELHLLLSMITPLGWLERVPTYKDQQEQLREKDLATYGFLGYPVLQSADVLAYRAGMVPVGEDQVSHLEVTREIARRFNHLYGREPGFAEKAEAAVDKMGKKAAKRYRDLRKRFQEHGEDEALEVARAMLESQQNISLGDRERLFGYLEGGGKIILPEPQAKLTPTAKMPGLDGRKMSKSYGNTISLRTEPAEVERLIRTMPTDPARVRRTDPGTPEKCPVWDLHLVYTDEASRAELHEGCTSAGIGCIDCKRPLIEEVQAELEPIQQRAKEYAEDPALVRSIIVEGSEAAREEARETLEEVRRVMGLDYLR is encoded by the coding sequence GTGACCAGCAACCAGGGAACGAACCAGCGCGTGATCTCGGGCATGCGCCCGACCGGGCACCTGCATCTGGGCCATTATCACGGCGTCCTGAAAAACTGGATCGAGCTGCAGCACAACTACGAGTGCTTCTTCTTCGTCGCCGACTGGCACGCGCTGACCACGCACTACGAAGACCCGGGTGATCTGCAACAGCATGTCACCGAGATGGTGATCGACTGGCTGGCGGCCGGGGTGAGTCCCGGCTCCGCCACGCTGTTCGTGCAGTCGCGCGTGCCGGAGCATGCGGAGCTGCACCTGCTGCTGTCGATGATTACCCCGCTCGGCTGGCTGGAGCGCGTGCCCACGTACAAGGACCAGCAGGAACAGCTGCGCGAGAAGGATCTGGCGACCTACGGCTTTCTGGGGTACCCCGTGCTGCAGAGCGCGGATGTGCTCGCCTACCGCGCCGGCATGGTCCCGGTTGGCGAGGATCAGGTATCGCATCTGGAAGTCACGCGCGAGATCGCGCGCCGCTTCAACCATCTCTATGGCCGCGAGCCGGGGTTTGCGGAGAAGGCCGAGGCCGCGGTCGACAAGATGGGCAAAAAGGCCGCCAAGCGTTACCGCGACCTGCGCAAGCGTTTCCAGGAGCACGGCGAGGACGAGGCGCTGGAAGTGGCCCGGGCCATGCTCGAGTCGCAGCAGAACATCTCGCTGGGGGATCGTGAACGCCTGTTCGGCTACCTTGAAGGTGGTGGCAAGATCATCCTGCCGGAGCCCCAGGCCAAGCTCACGCCCACTGCGAAGATGCCGGGGCTGGACGGGCGCAAGATGTCCAAGAGCTATGGCAACACCATCAGCCTGCGCACCGAGCCGGCCGAGGTGGAAAGACTGATCCGCACCATGCCGACCGACCCGGCGCGCGTGCGCCGTACTGATCCCGGCACGCCGGAGAAGTGTCCGGTCTGGGACCTGCACCTGGTCTATACCGACGAGGCCAGCCGTGCCGAGCTGCACGAGGGCTGCACCTCGGCCGGGATCGGCTGCATCGACTGCAAGCGCCCGCTGATCGAAGAGGTGCAGGCGGAACTGGAGCCGATCCAGCAGCGCGCCAAGGAGTATGCCGAGGACCCGGCCCTGGTGCGCTCGATCATCGTCGAGGGCTCCGAGGCCGCGCGCGAAGAGGCGCGCGAGACCCTGGAAGAGGTACGCCGCGTGATGGGCCTGGATTACCTGCGATGA
- a CDS encoding L-threonylcarbamoyladenylate synthase: MIAIHPENPQPRLVRQVLDRLHEGTVIAIPTDACYALACLPGDKAGADRIRRIRQVDETHHLTLLCRDLSELGVYAKVDNTAFRLMKGLTPGPYTFILPATREVPRRLQHPKRRTIGLRVPDSRIVSALLEELGSPLMTATLQLPGEDLPLSEPWVIDERLSKVVDEVVDGGAGTLEPTSVIDLTGDVPEIIRHGVGDVAFLEE, encoded by the coding sequence ATGATCGCGATACACCCCGAAAACCCGCAGCCCCGGTTGGTCCGGCAGGTCCTGGATCGGCTGCACGAGGGCACCGTGATCGCGATCCCGACCGATGCCTGCTATGCCCTGGCCTGTTTGCCGGGCGACAAGGCCGGCGCCGACCGTATCCGCCGCATTCGCCAGGTCGACGAGACCCATCACCTCACGCTGCTGTGCCGGGATCTCTCGGAGCTTGGCGTCTATGCCAAGGTCGACAACACGGCCTTTCGCCTGATGAAAGGCCTGACGCCCGGGCCCTATACCTTCATCCTGCCGGCCACGCGCGAGGTGCCGCGCCGCCTGCAGCACCCCAAGCGGCGCACCATTGGCCTGCGCGTTCCGGACAGCCGCATCGTCTCGGCGCTGCTGGAGGAACTGGGATCGCCGCTGATGACCGCGACGCTGCAACTGCCGGGCGAGGATCTGCCGCTGAGCGAGCCCTGGGTGATCGACGAGCGGCTGTCAAAGGTCGTGGACGAAGTCGTCGATGGCGGGGCCGGCACCCTGGAGCCGACGAGCGTGATCGACCTGACCGGTGACGTACCGGAGATCATCCGTCACGGTGTCGGCGACGTGGCGTTTCTTGAGGAATAG
- the nadC gene encoding carboxylating nicotinate-nucleotide diphosphorylase — MTAEQQRAPHDPFAQGPARPDGAMLVREVEMALAEDLGPNALAGDITAALVPEDRAARATLLLKEPGVLCGQAWFDRVFASLAPEIRIDWQVAEGAVLEPEGAQPVATLEGPARAVLAAERAALNLLQTLSGTATETARWVARLGDAHSRILDTRKTLPGLRHGQKYAVRIGGGYNHRLGLWDAVLIKENHIAACGSIAAAVERARALGAGRWVEVETENLDEVDQALTAGADVIMLDELSRDDLATAVQRIRGRAISEASGGVTPDSLSEIAATGVDYISVGALTKHVRAIDFSLRLDS; from the coding sequence ATGACGGCTGAGCAGCAGCGCGCCCCGCATGACCCGTTCGCCCAGGGCCCGGCACGGCCAGACGGGGCCATGCTGGTGCGCGAGGTCGAGATGGCGCTGGCCGAGGACCTGGGGCCCAATGCCCTGGCCGGCGACATCACCGCGGCACTGGTACCGGAGGATCGCGCCGCGCGCGCCACCCTGCTGCTGAAAGAGCCCGGCGTGCTGTGTGGCCAGGCGTGGTTCGACCGCGTTTTTGCGAGCCTCGCACCCGAGATCCGTATCGACTGGCAGGTAGCCGAGGGCGCCGTGCTGGAACCCGAGGGCGCACAGCCCGTCGCCACGCTCGAGGGCCCGGCCCGCGCCGTACTGGCCGCCGAGCGCGCCGCGCTCAACCTGCTTCAGACGCTGTCCGGAACCGCCACCGAGACCGCCCGCTGGGTCGCCCGCCTGGGCGACGCCCACAGCCGCATCCTCGACACCCGCAAGACACTTCCGGGCCTGCGTCATGGTCAGAAGTACGCCGTGCGCATCGGCGGCGGCTACAACCACCGCCTCGGGCTCTGGGACGCCGTACTGATCAAGGAAAACCACATCGCCGCTTGCGGCTCTATCGCGGCCGCCGTGGAGCGCGCCCGCGCGCTCGGGGCCGGGCGCTGGGTGGAGGTGGAAACCGAGAACCTCGACGAGGTCGATCAGGCGCTGACGGCGGGCGCCGACGTGATCATGCTGGATGAACTCTCGCGGGACGACCTCGCCACCGCCGTGCAGCGCATCCGGGGGCGGGCCATCTCCGAGGCCTCGGGCGGGGTCACGCCGGACAGCCTCTCCGAGATCGCGGCCACCGGTGTCGACTACATCTCGGTCGGTGCCCTGACCAAGCACGTCCGCGCTATCGACTTCTCCCTGCGCCTCGACTCGTAA
- a CDS encoding DUF945 family protein: MRKWIVLVLVLLIVVAAWPVFVGGQVERNVTEAQQARIGEVDLRHEMVEYRRSYRTATARSELTLNDGETELVIPLEHRVRHGVLGARGESNVDLGALEAPEGSLAAHLLHELDLVVQTHAGMGGRLTTRVQFEPLTLDLMEVPDVADRVDGEGPLWLELDAGQGRFAWSAEQLLLSLDLPALRLHDDEADLRVEQGRFATVFEPDEDGIYGRLPDYEGGLAAAQLRFRDEQGEMELTRPRVNAFQKTNNDRLDSRLRLEIDEVRLREADADVLELETVDLQFAMLRWDRPALLQMIQDLEVLQERDLERGQRLALGGSVITDAIERMIEHRPAVELKASFNESPARQVALTTELGLRGDARGFRTRPLETVVLDSELRLGLEWVREFEAAYPEAELDERLHALAAQGWLQRDADAELWRGHLNMEDGRVYVNERDRTAALLGMLFALSGGMF; encoded by the coding sequence ATGCGTAAATGGATCGTGCTGGTACTGGTGTTGCTGATCGTGGTCGCCGCCTGGCCGGTGTTTGTCGGTGGGCAGGTCGAGCGCAACGTGACCGAGGCCCAGCAGGCACGCATCGGCGAGGTGGATCTGCGCCACGAGATGGTCGAATACCGGCGCAGCTATCGCACCGCGACCGCTCGCAGCGAGCTGACGCTCAATGACGGCGAGACCGAACTGGTCATTCCGCTGGAACATCGGGTACGCCACGGCGTGCTCGGCGCCCGCGGCGAATCGAACGTGGACCTGGGTGCCCTCGAGGCCCCGGAGGGCTCGCTCGCGGCCCATCTGCTGCACGAGCTCGATCTGGTCGTGCAGACGCACGCCGGCATGGGTGGTCGTCTGACTACGCGTGTGCAGTTCGAGCCCCTGACGCTGGACCTGATGGAGGTCCCGGATGTGGCCGACCGTGTTGATGGCGAAGGGCCGTTGTGGCTCGAGCTGGATGCGGGCCAGGGGCGCTTTGCCTGGTCGGCGGAGCAGCTGCTGCTGAGCCTGGACCTGCCCGCACTGCGTCTGCATGACGACGAGGCGGACCTGCGAGTGGAGCAGGGCCGTTTTGCGACCGTGTTTGAACCAGACGAGGATGGCATCTACGGCCGCCTGCCCGATTACGAGGGCGGCCTGGCGGCCGCGCAGCTGCGCTTTCGCGACGAGCAGGGCGAGATGGAGCTGACCCGGCCGCGGGTGAATGCCTTCCAGAAGACCAATAACGATCGCCTGGACAGCCGCCTGCGCCTGGAGATCGACGAGGTCCGCCTGCGCGAGGCGGACGCCGACGTGCTGGAACTCGAGACTGTCGATCTCCAGTTTGCGATGCTGCGCTGGGATCGCCCGGCACTGCTGCAGATGATCCAGGACCTGGAGGTGTTGCAGGAGCGTGACCTCGAACGCGGGCAGCGTCTGGCGCTCGGCGGGTCGGTGATCACCGATGCGATCGAACGCATGATCGAGCACCGCCCGGCGGTCGAGCTGAAGGCCTCGTTCAACGAATCCCCCGCACGTCAGGTGGCGCTGACGACCGAGCTGGGCCTGCGCGGTGATGCGCGCGGCTTCCGCACCCGGCCGCTGGAGACGGTGGTACTGGACAGCGAACTGCGGCTCGGGCTGGAATGGGTGCGCGAGTTCGAGGCGGCCTATCCCGAGGCGGAGCTGGACGAGCGTCTCCATGCCCTGGCGGCGCAGGGCTGGCTGCAGCGGGACGCCGACGCCGAGCTCTGGCGCGGGCACCTGAATATGGAAGACGGTCGCGTGTACGTGAACGAACGCGATCGCACCGCGGCCCTGTTGGGCATGCTGTTTGCCTTGTCGGGCGGTATGTTCTGA
- a CDS encoding ScpA family protein, protein MDPRDELTDLENSATVETGAEGEFVYRVHGEPVAELPADLYIPPDALEVFLESFEGPLDLLLYLIRRQNLDILAIPIAEITRQYMAYIEVMRALRLELAGEYLVMAALLAEIKSRMLLPRPVQADADEDTDPRMALIRQLQEYEQFKTAAERLDEIPRMDRDVYAAAASVEALEGPPPPAPTMDELMEALAAVMHRASLSAHHHISTEQLSVRERMSSILEVLHPERFTDFVTLLLASEGRQGVVVSFLAVLELTKSGLVEWGQSEPYSPIRLRRRGGRPDTEDA, encoded by the coding sequence ATGGACCCGCGCGATGAGCTGACGGACCTGGAGAACTCCGCGACGGTCGAGACCGGAGCGGAAGGCGAGTTTGTCTATCGCGTGCATGGCGAGCCGGTGGCCGAGCTGCCGGCCGATCTGTATATCCCCCCGGATGCGCTGGAGGTCTTCCTCGAATCGTTCGAGGGACCGTTGGACCTGTTGCTGTACCTGATCCGCCGGCAGAACCTCGACATCCTTGCCATCCCGATCGCCGAGATCACCCGTCAGTACATGGCGTATATCGAGGTCATGCGCGCGCTGCGCCTGGAGCTGGCCGGCGAGTATCTGGTGATGGCGGCGCTGCTTGCCGAGATCAAGTCGCGCATGCTGCTCCCGCGCCCGGTGCAGGCTGACGCGGACGAGGACACGGATCCGCGCATGGCGCTGATCCGGCAGCTGCAGGAATACGAACAGTTCAAGACCGCGGCCGAACGGCTGGACGAGATCCCGCGCATGGACCGCGACGTGTACGCCGCCGCTGCCAGCGTCGAGGCACTGGAGGGGCCGCCACCCCCGGCCCCCACGATGGACGAGTTGATGGAGGCCCTGGCCGCCGTGATGCATCGGGCCAGCCTCTCCGCACACCATCACATCTCCACCGAGCAGTTGTCGGTGCGCGAGCGCATGAGCAGTATCCTCGAGGTCCTGCACCCGGAGCGCTTTACCGACTTCGTCACGCTCCTGCTCGCCTCTGAAGGGCGCCAGGGCGTGGTGGTTTCGTTTCTCGCCGTGCTGGAGCTGACCAAGTCCGGCCTGGTGGAGTGGGGCCAGAGCGAACCCTACAGCCCGATTCGCCTGCGCCGTCGGGGTGGCCGGCCGGACACGGAGGATGCATGA
- a CDS encoding peptidylprolyl isomerase, which translates to MRTRPAALVATLALAGLLAACGNGDEGLPLPDEEASELDTVITDTDDEDTVAIVNDRAITRADLFTYAGMDEDPGLATQGEGVLDEVISLELLRQEALKRGLGDDPEIQRILKMVETNLLASMLMERIAEELEISEEDVEAEYERQVEYLRGTEYRARHILVEDEDSARELLAQLDDGADFAELAEEHSIDPGSAARGGDLGWFTPDGMVPEFAAATEALEPGETTDAPVQSQFGWHLIRLDDTREVEVPPLDEVRAEIIEILESRAIQEKLEALRAEATIEIPNRPEN; encoded by the coding sequence ATGCGTACCCGTCCCGCCGCGCTCGTTGCCACTCTCGCCCTCGCGGGCCTTCTGGCCGCCTGCGGGAATGGCGACGAGGGTCTGCCGCTGCCCGACGAAGAGGCTAGCGAGCTCGACACGGTCATCACCGATACCGATGACGAGGACACGGTCGCCATCGTTAACGATCGCGCGATCACCCGCGCCGACCTGTTCACCTATGCCGGCATGGACGAGGATCCGGGGTTGGCCACGCAGGGCGAAGGCGTGCTGGACGAGGTCATCAGCCTGGAGCTGCTACGCCAGGAGGCGTTGAAGCGCGGGCTGGGCGACGACCCCGAGATCCAGCGCATCCTGAAGATGGTCGAGACCAATCTGCTGGCTTCGATGCTGATGGAGCGCATCGCCGAGGAGCTCGAGATCAGCGAAGAGGACGTGGAAGCGGAATACGAGCGCCAGGTCGAATACCTGCGCGGCACGGAGTACCGCGCGCGTCACATCCTGGTCGAGGACGAAGACAGCGCGCGCGAGCTGCTGGCACAACTGGACGACGGGGCCGATTTTGCGGAGCTGGCCGAGGAGCACTCCATCGACCCGGGATCCGCCGCCCGGGGCGGGGACCTGGGCTGGTTCACGCCCGATGGCATGGTGCCGGAATTCGCCGCCGCCACCGAGGCCCTGGAACCCGGCGAGACCACCGACGCGCCCGTGCAGTCCCAGTTTGGCTGGCACCTGATCCGTCTGGACGACACCCGCGAGGTGGAAGTCCCGCCGCTGGACGAGGTGCGCGCCGAGATCATCGAGATCCTGGAAAGCCGCGCCATTCAGGAAAAGCTGGAGGCCCTGCGCGCCGAGGCGACGATCGAGATCCCGAACCGGCCGGAGAACTGA
- a CDS encoding copper chaperone PCu(A)C: protein MMKLGVLRNLGAVALVLGLGVGGGTTMAEEAPEACECLEGLEMEGTPWVRLVPGDTTAGYLELRNTGGSDRRIVAAESPIAETTELHEHTHEDGVMRMREVEHLDLPAGEALVLEPGGLHLMFIGLHEPLTAGDWVAVRVTFEDGETMDLHMQVRRGEAEEGAGHDHMEHDDAGHGHGGHGH from the coding sequence ATGATGAAACTCGGCGTATTACGAAATCTCGGGGCCGTCGCCCTGGTCCTTGGCCTCGGTGTGGGCGGTGGTACCACGATGGCCGAGGAGGCCCCGGAGGCGTGCGAATGCCTGGAAGGGCTGGAGATGGAAGGCACGCCATGGGTGCGCCTGGTACCGGGGGATACCACCGCCGGCTACCTGGAGCTGCGCAATACCGGCGGGTCCGATCGCCGCATCGTGGCCGCCGAGTCGCCGATCGCCGAGACTACCGAATTGCACGAGCACACCCACGAGGATGGCGTGATGCGCATGCGCGAGGTCGAACACCTGGATCTGCCCGCGGGCGAGGCCCTGGTGCTGGAGCCGGGCGGCCTGCACCTGATGTTCATCGGTCTGCACGAGCCGCTGACGGCCGGTGACTGGGTCGCCGTACGTGTGACCTTCGAGGACGGCGAGACCATGGATCTGCACATGCAGGTCCGCCGCGGCGAGGCCGAGGAGGGTGCCGGGCACGATCACATGGAACACGATGACGCGGGTCACGGGCACGGCGGTCACGGGCACTGA
- a CDS encoding YciI family protein, whose amino-acid sequence MLYMIQGQDAPDSLDARLAARPEHVARLQALHDAGRLVLAGPLPAIDSNDPGPAGFTGSLIVAEFPSLEAAHDWADADPYVAAGVYTSVDVRPFKQVF is encoded by the coding sequence ATGCTCTACATGATCCAGGGCCAGGACGCGCCCGACTCGCTGGATGCCCGCCTCGCCGCGCGGCCGGAACACGTCGCCCGCCTGCAGGCGCTGCACGACGCCGGTCGCCTGGTCCTGGCCGGTCCGCTGCCGGCGATTGACAGCAACGACCCGGGCCCCGCCGGGTTCACCGGCAGCCTGATCGTGGCCGAGTTTCCGTCGCTGGAGGCCGCCCACGACTGGGCCGACGCCGACCCCTATGTCGCCGCGGGGGTCTATACCTCGGTGGACGTTCGTCCTTTCAAGCAGGTGTTTTGA
- a CDS encoding efflux RND transporter periplasmic adaptor subunit, translating into MPRLLRRALPPLLILAAAIVGFLVLRATGPEAPAPEATERTWPVQGLVAELGEHHPGILLNGRSASAQTATLRAAVEGEIEAVPARIGARMEAGETLLRIDPREAELLLVQRTAERRELEGAKESEEIRARFDREALVRERELLEIAERGLRRAQNLRERDLGSETDVDTAREALEQASLTLDNREQAMADAPMRMAQAEARLERARAAEDQAHIDLERTTITAPFDARIVEVEVAVGERARPGDPLVRLFALDDLEIRASIPAYILPRIEELLDAGEELTAHARVGGRTVRTELARLEGETRAGEAGTRGVFEVREGHSALNLNRFVELTLRLPAEADSVAVPYEALYGRDQIFRVVDDRMQSLRVERLGEFVTDAGDVRALIRHPDLETGDILVATRLPNAVDGLKVEVEEPGERPDRDAAIPRASDSNGEQDPNDD; encoded by the coding sequence ATGCCGCGCCTTCTTCGACGTGCCCTGCCCCCCTTGCTGATCCTCGCCGCTGCGATCGTGGGCTTCCTCGTATTGCGTGCGACGGGCCCCGAGGCGCCTGCGCCGGAGGCCACCGAGCGGACCTGGCCGGTGCAGGGGCTGGTGGCCGAGTTGGGCGAACACCACCCAGGCATCCTGCTGAACGGGCGCAGCGCGTCGGCCCAGACGGCCACCCTGCGCGCAGCCGTGGAGGGCGAGATCGAAGCCGTCCCAGCCCGGATCGGGGCGCGCATGGAGGCTGGCGAAACCCTGTTGCGCATCGACCCGCGCGAGGCGGAACTGCTGCTCGTCCAGCGCACGGCCGAACGCCGTGAGCTCGAGGGCGCAAAAGAGAGCGAGGAGATCCGCGCCCGCTTCGATCGCGAGGCCCTGGTGCGCGAACGCGAACTCCTGGAGATCGCCGAGCGTGGGCTGCGCCGGGCGCAGAACCTGCGCGAACGCGATCTCGGCTCCGAGACCGACGTGGACACAGCCCGGGAGGCCCTGGAACAGGCCAGCCTGACGTTGGACAACCGCGAGCAGGCGATGGCCGATGCCCCGATGCGCATGGCCCAGGCAGAGGCCCGCCTGGAGCGCGCGCGGGCTGCCGAGGATCAGGCGCACATCGATCTCGAGCGCACCACGATCACCGCACCCTTCGATGCCCGGATAGTCGAAGTCGAGGTGGCCGTCGGCGAGCGTGCACGCCCGGGCGACCCGCTGGTGCGCCTGTTCGCGCTCGACGACCTGGAGATTCGCGCCAGCATCCCGGCCTACATCCTCCCGCGCATCGAGGAACTGCTGGACGCGGGCGAGGAGCTGACTGCCCATGCCCGGGTGGGCGGGCGCACGGTGCGCACGGAACTGGCACGCCTGGAAGGCGAGACGCGCGCGGGCGAAGCCGGGACGCGCGGCGTCTTCGAGGTACGCGAGGGTCATTCGGCGCTGAACCTCAACCGCTTCGTCGAGTTGACGCTCCGCCTGCCGGCCGAGGCCGACAGTGTCGCCGTGCCCTACGAGGCCCTCTACGGCCGCGACCAGATCTTCCGCGTCGTGGATGACCGCATGCAGTCGCTGCGGGTCGAGCGTCTCGGCGAGTTCGTGACCGACGCCGGGGACGTCCGGGCGCTGATCCGCCACCCGGATCTGGAGACGGGCGATATCCTGGTCGCCACCCGCCTGCCGAATGCCGTGGACGGGCTGAAGGTCGAGGTCGAGGAGCCCGGCGAACGCCCGGACCGCGATGCCGCGATCCCGCGCGCCTCCGACAGCAACGGGGAACAGGACCCGAACGATGACTGA
- the scpB gene encoding SMC-Scp complex subunit ScpB — MNDVTSPEAPQAATEIDTDTLGAIELAIEAVLFAAAEPVAPRDLKAACEDLGEIDQPTLDQAIGRLQERYADRAIELVRTAGGYRFRVRARFSATVQAAQPERPARLSRALLETLAIIAYRQPVTRAEIEAVRGVAVSSGIMRTLQEREWVRVVGHKEVPGRPALYATTRTFLDDLGLKRLEELPPLDAIRDLADVASDAGFTLAPPEDDANGQLRLEPAPESDDDTR, encoded by the coding sequence ATGAACGACGTCACCAGCCCTGAGGCCCCGCAAGCCGCCACCGAGATCGACACCGACACGCTCGGGGCCATCGAACTCGCGATCGAGGCGGTCCTCTTTGCCGCCGCCGAGCCGGTCGCGCCGCGCGACCTGAAGGCCGCCTGCGAGGACCTTGGCGAGATCGATCAGCCGACACTGGACCAGGCGATTGGCCGGCTGCAGGAGCGCTATGCGGATCGCGCCATCGAACTGGTGCGCACCGCTGGCGGCTACCGCTTCCGGGTGCGGGCCCGCTTCTCGGCCACGGTCCAGGCGGCGCAGCCCGAACGCCCCGCGCGGCTGTCCCGCGCGCTGCTGGAGACGCTCGCGATCATTGCCTATCGCCAGCCGGTGACGCGCGCCGAGATCGAGGCGGTACGCGGCGTGGCAGTCAGCTCCGGCATCATGCGTACCCTGCAGGAGCGCGAATGGGTACGCGTGGTAGGGCACAAGGAGGTGCCCGGTCGGCCTGCGCTGTATGCGACGACGCGGACGTTCCTCGACGACCTGGGCCTGAAGCGGCTGGAGGAGCTGCCGCCGCTGGACGCGATCCGCGACCTGGCGGACGTCGCCTCCGACGCGGGCTTCACCCTGGCACCGCCCGAGGACGACGCCAATGGCCAGCTCCGCCTCGAGCCCGCCCCCGAATCCGACGACGACACCCGCTAG